From a single Thioalbus denitrificans genomic region:
- a CDS encoding universal stress protein, whose amino-acid sequence MQRFKNILLLAHGDADPAPVLQRAARLAQANEARLTVMDVIAPIDDARRLEERLGLDLTATVRDRRLDALHRLTAPWADNGVLIHTKVATGTPFIEVVRAVRNNGFDLLMKAAEPPAGTLQRLFGSLDLHLLRKCPCPVWIDRPGMRESYRSVLAAVDPAGDADPALDRTILQLATSLGRREDAAVHVVHAWDLPGESMLRDGMARIPLAELERQLTIIREHHEALVESLVAPFGMDRNSPAVHVAKGRPADVIARIAGETGADLIVMGTVGRTGIPGLIMGNTAEEILQTTQLPVLAVKPAGFISPIAPD is encoded by the coding sequence ATGCAACGTTTCAAGAACATCCTGCTGCTGGCTCATGGCGACGCTGACCCGGCACCGGTGCTGCAGCGCGCCGCCCGTCTGGCCCAGGCGAACGAGGCCCGGCTCACGGTGATGGACGTGATCGCGCCCATCGACGACGCCCGCCGGCTGGAGGAGCGCCTCGGCCTCGACCTGACCGCCACGGTGCGCGACCGCCGCCTGGATGCGCTGCACCGGCTCACCGCGCCGTGGGCGGACAACGGCGTGCTAATCCACACCAAGGTGGCGACGGGCACCCCCTTCATCGAGGTCGTCCGCGCGGTGCGGAACAACGGCTTCGACCTGCTGATGAAGGCCGCCGAGCCCCCGGCCGGGACGCTGCAGCGGCTGTTCGGCAGTCTCGATCTGCACCTGCTGCGCAAGTGTCCGTGCCCGGTCTGGATCGACCGGCCCGGCATGCGGGAGAGCTACCGGAGCGTGCTGGCCGCGGTGGATCCGGCCGGTGACGCCGACCCGGCGCTCGACCGCACGATTCTCCAGCTCGCCACCTCCCTGGGTCGACGCGAGGATGCGGCGGTACACGTGGTGCACGCCTGGGATCTGCCCGGAGAGTCGATGCTGCGCGACGGCATGGCGCGGATTCCGCTGGCGGAACTGGAGCGCCAGCTCACGATCATCCGCGAACACCACGAGGCGCTGGTGGAGAGCCTGGTCGCCCCCTTCGGCATGGACCGGAACAGCCCTGCCGTCCACGTGGCCAAGGGGCGCCCGGCGGATGTCATCGCCCGGATCGCCGGGGAGACCGGGGCGGATCTCATCGTCATGGGCACCGTGGGCCGGACCGGCATCCCCGGCCTGATCATGGGCAACACGGCGGAGGAGATCCTGCAGACCACCCAGCTGCCGGTGCTGGCGGTGAAGCCGGCGGGCTTTATCTCGCCCATCGCCCCCGACTGA